In Callospermophilus lateralis isolate mCalLat2 chromosome 18, mCalLat2.hap1, whole genome shotgun sequence, one DNA window encodes the following:
- the Mboat7 gene encoding membrane-bound acylglycerophosphatidylinositol O-acyltransferase MBOAT7, producing MSPEEWTYLVVLLISIPIGFLFKKAGPGLKRWGAAAVGLGLTLFTCGPHTLHSLITILGTWALIQAQPCSCHALALAWTFSYLLFFRALSLLGLPTPTPFTNAVQLLLTLKLVSLASEVQDLHLAQRKEMASGFSKGPTLGLLPDVPSLMETLSYSYCYVGIMTGPFFRYRTYLDWLEQPFPEAVPSLRPLLRRAWPAPLFGLLFLLSSHLFPLEAVREDAFYARPLPARLFYMIPVFFAFRMRFYVAWIAAECGCIAAGFGAYPVAAKARAGGGPTLQCPPPSSPEKAASLEYDFETIRNIDCYSTDFCVRVRDGMRYWNMTVQWWLAQYIYKSAPARSYVLRSAWTMLLSAYWHGLHPGYYLSFLTIPLCLAAEGRLESALRWRLSPRGQKAWDWVHWFLKMRAYDYMCMGFVLLSTGDTLRYWSSIYFCVHFVALACLGLGLALGGGSPSRRKTALQSSGLAPEKLREE from the exons ATGTCACCAGAAGAATGGACTTATCTGGTAGTGCTTCTTATCTCCATCCCCATCGGCTTCCTCTTTAAGAAAGCTG GGCCTGGGCTGAAGAGATGGGGGGCAGCAGCTGTGGGCCTGGGACTCACCTTGTTCACCTGTGGTCCCCATACTTTGCATTCTTTGATCACCATCCTTGGGACCTGGGCCCTCATTCAGGCCCAGCCCTG CTCCTGCCATGCCCTGGCTCTCGCCTGGACCTTCTCCTATCTCCTGTTCTTCCGAGCCCTCAGCCTGCTGGGCCTGCCCACTCCCACGCCCTTCACCAATGCCGTCCAGCTGCTGTTGACCCTGAAG ctgGTGAGTCTGGCCAGTGAGGTCCAGGACCTGCACCTGGCCCAGAGGAAGGAAATGGCCTCCGGCttcagcaaggggcccaccctggGGCTGCTACCCGATGTGCCCTCCTTGATGGAGACGCTCAGCTACAGCTATTGCTACGTGGGAATCATGACAG GCCCGTTCTTCCGCTACCGCACCTACCTGGACTGGCTGGAGCAGCCCTTCCCGGAGGCCGTGCCCAGCCTGCGGCCACTGCTGCGCCGCGCCTGGCCGGCCCCGCTGTTTGGCCTGCTCTTCCTGCTGTCCTCCCACCTCTTCCCGCTGGAGGCCGTGCGTGAGGACGCCTTCTACGCCCGCCCGCTGCCCGCCCGCCTCTTCTACATGATCCCCGTCTTCTTCGCCTTCCGCATGCGCTTCTACGTGGCCTGGATTGCCGCCGAGTGCGGCTGCATTGCCGCGGGCTTCGGGGCTTACCCCGTGGCCGCCAAAGCCCGGGCCGGGGGCGGCCCCACCCTCCAATGCCCACCCCCCAGCAG TCCGGAGAAGGCGGCTTCCTTGGAGTATGATTTTGAGACCATCCGCAACATCGACTGCTACAGCACAGATTTCTGCGTGCGGGTGCGGGATGGCATGCGGTACTGGAACATGACAGTGCAGTGGTGGCTGGCGCAGTACATCTACAAGAGCGCACCTGCCCGCTCCTACGTCCTGAG GAGCGCCTGGACCATGCTGCTGAGCGCCTACTGGCATGGCCTGCATCCTGGCTACTACCTGAGCTTCCTGACCATCCCGCTGTGCCTGGCCGCAGAGGGTCGCTTGGAGTCGGCCCTGAGGTGGCGGCTCAGTCCCAGGGGCCAGAAGGCCTGGGACTGGGTGCACTGGTTCCTGAAGATGCGCGCCTATGACTACATGTGCATGGGCTTTGTGCTCCTCTCCACGGGCGACACGCTCCGGTACTGGTCCTCCATCTACTTCTGCGTCCACTTCGTGGCCCTGGCCTGCCTAGGGCTGGGGCTAGCTCTGGGTGGGGGCAGCCCGAGCCGGCGAAAGACAGCACTCCAATCCTCTGGCCTTGCCCCAGAAAAGCTCCGGGAGGAGTAA
- the Tsen34 gene encoding tRNA-splicing endonuclease subunit Sen34, which yields MLVVEVENGRSLVWGAEAVQALRERLGVGGRTVGALPRGPRQNSRLGLPLLLMPEEARLLAEIGAVTLVSVPRPDPARHGLALASFKRQQEQSFQEQSALAAEARETRRQELLEKISEGQAAKKQKLEQNSGSCESQQAPGSQVAEGNETGDSQASGEQEEAVSSSPQPGLSDGIDPLPRSALLVQLATARPRPVKAKPLDWRVQSKDWPHAGRPAHELRYRIYKDLWERGFFLSAAGKFGGDFLVYPGDPLRFHAHYIAQCWAPDDPIPLQDLVSAGRLGTSVRKTLLLCSPHRNGVVAYTSLQWASLQ from the exons ATGCTGGTGGTGGAGGTGGAGAATGGCCGCTCCCTGGTGTGGGGCGCCGAGGCGGTGCAGGCGCTGCGGGAGCGCCTGGGAGTCGGGGGCCGCACGGTGGGCGCCCTGCCGCGCGGGCCGCGCCAGAACTCGCGCCTGGGCCTCCCGCTGCTGCTCATGCCCGAAGAGGCGCGGCTCCTGGCCGAGATCGGCGCCGTGACCCTGGTCAGCGTCCCGCGCCCCGACCCCGCCCGCCACGGCCTC GCTCTGGCATCCTTCAAACGCCAGCAAGAGCAGAGCTTCCAGGAGCAGAGTGCCTTGGCAGCCGAGGCCCGTGAGACCCGGCGTCAGGAGCTGCTGGAGAAGATTTCAGAGGGGCAGGCTGCCAAGAAGCAGAAGCTGGAACAGAATTCGGGGTCCTGCGAGAGCCAGCAGGCCCCCGGGAGCCAGGTTGCTGAAGGGAACGAGACTGGAGATAGCCAGGCTTCAGGGGAGCAGGAGGAAGCAG TTTCCTCCTCTCCCCAGCCAGGGCTTTCTGATGGGATAGACCCCCTGCCCAGATCTGCCCTGCTGgtccagctggccactgccaggCCTCGACCTGTTAAGGCTAAGCCTCTGGACTGGCGCGTCCAGTCCAAAGACTGGCCCCATGCTGGCCGTCCTGCTCATGAGTTGCGCTACAGGATCTACAAAGACTTGTGGGAGAGAGGCTTCTTCCTAAGTGCTGCTGGCAAGTTCGGGGGTGACTTCCTCGTCTATCCTG GTGACCCACTCCGTTTCCATGCCCACTACATTGCCCAGTGCTGGGCCCCTGATGACCCCATTCCACTCCAGGATCTGGTCTCTGCCGGCCGCCTTGGAACTAGCGTCAGAAAGACCCTCCTGCTGTGTTCTCCACACCGAAATGGTGTGGTGGCCTACACCTCCCTGCAGTGGGCCAGCCTGCAGTGA